A window from Saccharomyces cerevisiae S288C chromosome XIII, complete sequence encodes these proteins:
- the GSF2 gene encoding Gsf2p (Endoplasmic reticulum (ER) localized integral membrane protein; may promote secretion of certain hexose transporters, including Gal2p; involved in glucose-dependent repression), which translates to MEIYIRLNADVEHDYAFQVSNEDTINNKIKKIFPSKTGLADLMVLRPSIFHEKEPVKFYKSIHPGYLSEGGCLMFHYEADNEENLEELNDSKPLIDQLWPGQLVVPEWKLSKKNIWVYTIIMLAWLYTDLPDAISPTPGICLTNQLSRLLIPVAKHMDLPEIAAKLEQEVQANYSSLVAQWLFFVMHIFKVGIITLFLKLGIANPISFNPYKLWSLRDLTSPSANGAKNSGGNNNTTDLKTRLRSLGWIGAKRATYDDYQTNYYNYVIDKMGGAVAAYRAGAIRKAAAPGIQLVAGEGFQSPLEDRFTASTFTAIKTERKFILSEEYFVELENNLKKILEEYDGDIGKMNAEIRRFRRFGIYEPDEKLASLVKLRREIADEKEKASNNDATFGIKKNDLKKSN; encoded by the coding sequence ATGGAGATTTACATTAGACTTAACGCAGATGTCGAGCACGACTATGCGTTTCAGGTGTCAAATGAAGACACCataaataacaaaattaaGAAGATTTTCCCTTCCAAGACGGGTTTGGCGGACTTAATGGTGCTGAGACCATCAATTTTCCATGAGAAGGAGCCCGTAAAGTTCTATAAGTCTATCCATCCAGGGTACCTGTCCGAAGGTGGTTGTTTGATGTTCCATTATGAAGCTGATAACGAAGAAAATCTCGAGGAGTTGAATGACTCCAAGCCGCTTATTGACCAGTTGTGGCCTGGTCAGCTAGTTGTTCCGGAGTGGAAGCTATCCAAGAAAAACATATGGGTATACACCATTATTATGTTGGCCTGGCTATATACCGATTTGCCCGACGCCATTTCTCCAACCCCAGGTATTTGTTTGACTAATCAATTGTCTAGACTATTGATTCCTGTAGCCAAGCACATGGATTTACCTGAAATTGCCGCTAAACTCGAACAAGAAGTTCAGGCAAACTATTCTAGTCTCGTAGCTCAATGGCTTTTCTTTGTCATGCACATTTTCAAAGTGGGCATAATTACTTTATTCCTCAAATTAGGCATTGCCAACCCCATCAGCTTCAATCCTTACAAGTTATGGAGTTTGAGAGATTTAACTTCTCCTTCTGCTAACGGCGCTAAGAATTCTGGCGGCAATAACAACACTACTGACTTAAAGACACGTTTGCGCTCTCTGGGCTGGATTGGTGCTAAGAGAGCTACTTACGACGATTACCAGACTAACTATTACAACTATGTCATAGATAAGATGGGTGGTGCAGTTGCTGCTTATAGAGCGGGCGCGATTAGGAAAGCTGCAGCACCAGGTATCCAACTTGTGGCTGGAGAGGGTTTCCAAAGTCCTCTAGAAGATAGGTTCACTGCTTCCACTTTCACGGCTATTAAAACCGAACGGAAATTCATTTTAAGTGAAGAATACTTTGTGGAGCTGGAAAACAATCTAAAGAAGATCTTGGAAGAGTATGACGGGGATATTGGTAAGATGAATGCTGAAATTAGGAGGTTTAGAAGGTTTGGTATTTATGAACCAGATGAAAAACTGGCCTCGCTAGTTAAGCTCAGAAGAGAAATTGCTGATgagaaagagaaagcaTCAAACAATGATGCTACTTTTGGtataaaaaagaatgatttgaaaaaatctaatTAA
- the PRM6 gene encoding pheromone-regulated K(+) transporter PRM6 (Potassium transporter that mediates K+ influx; activates high-affinity Ca2+ influx system (HACS) during mating pheromone response; expression up-regulated in response to alpha factor; regulated by Ste12p during mating; localized to sites of polarized growth; member of a fungal-specific gene family; PRM6 has a paralog, KCH1, that arose from the whole genome duplication): MESSLQKLKFQDIDINLIPTAKWTTKLQYILYTWCQSILHVAMFFSDIYTCIKLLAFNTWSNNIIQPFLEFRISKWLFSGCILCSSLILIWELVIGLRVYRKKEITSNYMNGISRLINCLFNFKKYQIFELIVLTDEKKFSKWLFFSYFEISGCLRLLFGDSPRQIINGLTLWSVLLTVSNETSSGTHSTQSLGNLDDLNGIINKIKHIAKTNYEESVILSFMLFSFIIWVILISKLILSIIIFIIFIRPRFLSSKRKVKGYELKLRKYVSKVIDENLSRTVYELGILIDDEEEGTICGDNKTQKKFDYDSPDYGDESTIPSYYCYSDVETYERVYTPIKAYFPQKYKHKYI; this comes from the coding sequence ATGGAATCAAGTTtacaaaaattgaaattccAGGATATTGACATAAATCTTATTCCTACTGCGAAGTGGACCACAAAATTACAGTATATTCTATACACCTGGTGTCAGTCGATACTACATGTGGCcatgtttttttctgatATATACACGTGTATTAAATTACTGGCATTTAACACATGGTCGAACAATATCATCCAACCATTCTTGGAATTCCGTATTTCAAAATGGTTGTTTAGCGGATGCATATTATGCTCCTCATTAATATTAATTTGGGAGTTGGTAATTGGATTGAGAGTGTATAGGAAGAAAGAGATTACATCGAACTACATGAATGGCATTAGCAGATTAATAAATTGCttgttcaatttcaaaaagtatCAAATTTTCGAACTAATAGTGCTGACtgatgagaaaaaattcagtAAGTggttattcttttcatattttgaaatcagTGGATGTTTGAGGCTATTGTTCGGTGACTCTCCAAGGCAAATAATCAACGGATTAACTTTGTGGTCAGTTTTACTGACAGTTTCGAATGAGACCAGTAGCGGAACCCATAGTACTCAAAGCCTAGGTAATTTAGATGACCTAAATGGAATAATAAACAAGATAAAACATATTGCTAAGACAAATTACGAAGAAAGTGTGATCTTGTCCTTCATGTTGTTCTCGTTTATCATATGGGTAATTTTAATAAGCAAATTAATTCTAAGcataataatattcatcatttttataCGTCCGAGATTTTTGTCTAGTAAAAGGAAGGTTAAGGGGTATGAATTGAAACTACGAAAGTATGTGTCTAAAGTCATTGACGAGAATTTAAGTAGAACTGTCTACGAATTGGGAATATTGATagatgatgaggaagaagggACCATATGTGGTGACAACAAAacgcaaaaaaaattcgattATGATAGTCCTGATTATGGCGACGAAAGCACAATACCGAGTTACTACTGCTACTCGGATGTAGAAACGTACGAAAGAGTATATACGCCCATAAAGGCATATTTCCCCCAGAAATACAAACATAAATACATATAA
- the PRP39 gene encoding Prp39p (U1 snRNP protein involved in splicing; contains multiple tetriatricopeptide repeats): MPDETNFTIEDIEPRPDALRGLDTQFLQDNTALVQAYRGLDWSDISSLTQMVDVIEQTVVKYGNPNDSIKLALETILWQILRKYPLLFGFWKRFATIEYQLFGLKKSIAVLATSVKWFPTSLELWCDYLNVLCVNNPNETDFIRNNFEIAKDLIGKQFLSHPFWDKFIEFEVGQKNWHNVQRIYEYIIEVPLHQYARFFTSYKKFLNEKNLKTTRNIDIVLRKTQTTVNEIWQFESKIKQPFFNLGQVLNDDLENWSRYLKFVTDPSKSLDKEFVMSVFDRCLIPCLYHENTWMMYIKWLTKKNISDEVVVDIYQKANTFLPLDFKTLRYDFLRFLKRKYRSNNTLFNNIFNETVSRYLKIWPNDILLMTEYLCMLKRHSFKNSLDQSPKEILEKQTSFTKILETSITNYINNQIDAKVHLQTLINDKNLSIVVVELIKTTWLVLKNNMQTRKYFNLYQKNILIKNSVPFWLTYYKFEKSNVNFTKLNKFIRELGVEIYLPTTVMNDILTDYKTFYLTHSNIVTYESSIIDSNTFDPILYPELKMSNPKYDPVLNTTANVDWHKKTEWKEAGHIGITTERPQISNSIIECNSGTLIQKPISLPNFRNLEKINQVKINDLYTEEFLKEGK, translated from the coding sequence ATGCCAGATGaaacaaattttacaaTAGAAGATATTGAGCCTAGGCCTGATGCCCTTCGAGGTTTGGACACCCAGTTCCTTCAAGACAACACAGCATTAGTACAAGCATATCGTGGTTTAGACTGGTCAGATATTTCTTCGTTGACCCAAATGGTAGATGTTATAGAGCAAACAGTGGTTAAATATGGCAATCCAAATGATTCAATCAAATTGGCCTTGGAAACTATTTTATGGCAAATATTGCGTAAGTACCCTTTATTGTTTGGATTTTGGAAGAGGTTTGCTACTATTGAGTACCAGTTATTTGGTCTCAAGAAATCGATTGCTGTTCTGGCCACCTCGGTCAAATGGTTCCCAACTTCTCTGGAGTTATGGTGTGATTATTTGAATGTGTTGTGTGTTAATAACCCGAACGAAACGGATTTTATTAggaataattttgaaattgcaAAGGATCTTATTGGCAAGCAGTTTCTATCACACCCTTTTTGGGACAAGTTTATAGAATTTGAAGTTGGGCAGAAGAATTGGCATAACGTTCAAAGAATATACGAGTACATTATTGAAGTTCCTCTACATCAGTATGCGCGGTTTTTCACATCTTACAAGAAGtttttaaatgaaaaaaatttgaagacaACAAGGAATATTGATATAGTTTTACGAAAAACACAAACAACAGTAAATGAAATTTGGCAGTTCGAATCGAAAATCAAACAGCCCTTCTTCAACCTGGGCCAAGTGTTAAatgatgatttggaaaattggTCGCGatatttaaaatttgtGACGGATCCTTCAAAATCCTTGGATAAAGAATTCGTAATGTCCGTTTTTGACAGATGTTTGATTCCTTGTCTTTACCATGAAAATACGTGGATGATGTATATTAAGTGGctaacaaagaaaaatatatccGATGAAGTGGTAGTGGATATATACCAAAAAGCCAATACGTTCTTACCACTggatttcaaaactttgaggtatgattttcttaggtttttgaaaagaaaatatcgGTCAAATAATACCTTATTCAATAACATATTCAATGAGACAGTATCGCGTTATTTAAAGATTTGGCCCAACGACATATTACTTATGACGGAGTACCTTTGTATGTTGAAAAGACATTCTTTTAAGAATTCCTTAGATCAATCGCCAAAGGAAATTCTAGAGAAACAAACATCGTTTACTAAAATCCTAGAGACATCAATCACCAACTACATCAATAATCAAATTGATGCCAAGGTGCATTTACAGACCTTaataaatgataaaaaCTTAAGCATAGTCGTGGTAGAATTGATAAAAACTACATGGCTTGtacttaaaaataatatgcAAACAAGGAAATATTTCAAcctttatcaaaaaaacatCCTCATTAAAAATTCTGTACCGTTCTGGTTAACTTACtacaaatttgaaaagagtaATGTAAATTTTACCAAGCTGAATAAATTCATTAGGGAGCTTGGGGTAGAAATATACTTGCCGACTACAGTAATGAATGATATTTTGACGGATTATAAGACTTTCTATTTAACTCATTCAAATATCGTCACGTATGAATCCTCCATTATAGATTCAAATACATTTGACCCTATCTTGTACCCTGAGCTGAAAATGTCGAATCCAAAATACGATCCAGTATTAAATACTACAGCAAATGTAGATTGGCATAAAAAGACGGAATGGAAGGAGGCTGGTCACATCGGCATAACGACAGAAAGACCGCAGATATCCAACAGTATAATTGAGTGCAATTCAGGAACTTTGATTCAAAAGCCCATCAGTTTGCCTAATTTTAGAAACTTGGAGAAAATTAATCAGGTCAAGATTAATGATCTATACACTGAAGAATTTCTTAAGGAAGGTAAATGA
- a CDS encoding gag-pol fusion protein (Retrotransposon TYA Gag and TYB Pol genes; transcribed/translated as one unit; polyprotein is processed to make a nucleocapsid-like protein (Gag), reverse transcriptase (RT), protease (PR), and integrase (IN); similar to retroviral genes) has product MESQQLSNYPNISHGSACASVTSKEVHTNQDPLDVSASKIQEYDKASTKANSQQTTTPASSAVPENLHHASPQPASVPPPQNGPYPQQCMMTQNQANPSGWSFYGHPSMIPYTPYQMSPMYFPPGPQSQFPQYPSSVGTPLSTPSPESGNTFTDSSSADSDMTSTKKYVRPPPMLTSPNDFPNWVKTYIKFLQNSNLGGIIPTVNGKPVRQITDDELTFLYNTFQIFAPSQFLPTWVKDILSVDYTDIMKILSKSIEKMQSDTQEANDIVTLANLQYNGSTPADAFETKVTNIIDRLNNNGIHINNKVACQLIMRGLSGEYKFLRYTRHRHLNMTVAELFLDIHAIYEEQQGSRNSKPNYRRNPSDEKNDSRSYTNTTKPKVIARNPQKTNNSKSKTARAHNVSTSNNSPSTDNDSISKSTTEPIQLNNKHDLHLGQKLTESTVNHTNHSDDELPGHLLLDSGASRTLIRSAHHIHSASSNPDINVVDAQKRNIPINAIGDLQFHFQDNTKTSIKVLHTPNIAYDLLSLNELAAVDITACFTKNVLERSDGTVLAPIVKYGDFYWVSKKYLLPSNISVPTINNVHTSESTRKYPYPFIHRMLAHANAQTIRYSLKNNTITYFNESDVDWSSAIDYQCPDCLIGKSTKHRHIKGSRLKYQNSYEPFQYLHTDIFGPVHNLPKSAPSYFISFTDETTKFRWVYPLHDRREDSILDVFTTILAFIKNQFQASVLVIQMDRGSEYTNRTLHKFLEKNGITPCYTTTADSRAHGVAERLNRTLLDDCRTQLQCSGLPNHLWFSAIEFSTIVRNSLASPKSKKSARQHAGLAGLDISTLLPFGQPVIVNDHNPNSKIHPRGIPGYALHPSRNSYGYIIYLPSLKKTVDTTNYVILQGKESRLDQFNYDALTFDEDLNRLTASYQSFIASNEIQQSDDLNIESDHDFQSDIELHPEQPRNVLSKAVSPTDSTPPSTHTEDSKRVSKTNIRAPREVDPNISESNILPSKKRSSTPQISNIESTGSGGMHKLNVPLLAPMSQSNTHESSHASKSKDFRHSDSYSENETNHTNVPISSTGGTNNKTVPQISDQETEKRIIHRSPSIDASPPENNSSHNIVPIKTPTTVSEQNTEESIIADLPLPDLPPESPTEFPDPFKELPPINSHQTNSSLGGIGDSNAYTTINSKKRSLEDNETEIKVSRDTWNTKNMRSLEPPRSKKRIHLIAAVKAVKSIKPIRTTLRYDEAITYNKDIKEKEKYIEAYHKEVNQLLKMNTWDTDKYYDRKEIDPKRVINSMFIFNRKRDGTHKARFVARGDIQHPDTYDSGMQSNTVHHYALMTSLSLALDNNYYITQLDISSAYLYADIKEELYIRPPPHLGMNDKLIRLKKSLYGLKQSGANWYETIKSYLIKQCGMEEVRGWSCVFKNSQVTICLFVDDMILFSKDLNANKKIITTLKKQYDTKIINLGESDNEIQYDILGLEIKYQRGKYMKLGMENSLTEKIPKLNVPLNPKGRKLSAPGQPGLYIDQDELEIDEDEYKEKVHEMQKLIGLASYVGYKFRFDLLYYINTLAQHILFPSRQVLDMTYELIQFMWDTRDKQLIWHKNKPTEPDNKLVAISDASYGNQPYYKSQIGNIYLLNGKVIGGKSTKASLTCTSTTEAEIHAISESVPLLNNLSHLVQELNKKPITKGLLTDSKSTISIIISNNEEKFRNRFFGTKAMRLRDEVSGNHLHVCYIETKKNIADVMTKPLPIKTFKLLTNKWIH; this is encoded by the exons atggaatcccaacaattatctaattacCCAAATATATCTCATGGTAGCGCCTGtgcttcggttacttctaaggaagtccacacaaatcaagatccgttagacgtttcagcttccaaaattcaagaatatgataaggcttccactaaggctaactctcaacagacaacaacacctgcttcatcagctgttccagagaaccTCCATCATGCCTCTCCTCAACCTgcttcagtaccacctCCACAGAATGGGCCGTACCCACAGCAGTGCATGATGACCCAAAACCAAGCCAATCCATCTGGTTGGTCATTTTACGGACACCCATCTATGATTCCGTATAcaccttatcaaatgtcgcctatgtactttccacctgggccacaatcacagtttccgcagtatccatcatcagttggaacGCCTCTGAGCACTCCATCACCTGAGTCAggtaatacatttactgattcatcctcagcggactctgatatgacatccactaaaaaatatgtcagaccaccaccaatgttaacctcacctaatgactttccaaattgggttaaaacatacatcaaatttttacaaaactcgaatctcggtggtattattccgACAGTAAACGGAAAACCCGTACGTCAGatcactgatgatgaactcaccttcttgtataacacttttcaaatatttgctcccTCTCAATTCCTACCTACCTGGGTCAAAGACATCCTATCCGTTGATTATAcggatatcatgaaaattctttccaaaagtattgaaaaaatgcaatctgATACCCAAGAGGCAAACGACATTGTGACCctggcaaatttgcaatataatggcagtacacctgcagatgcatttgaaacaaaagtcacaaacattatcgacagactgaacaataatggcattcatatcaataacaaggtcgcatgccaattaattatgagaggtctatctggcgaatataaatttttacgctaCACACGTCATCGAcatctaaatatgacagtcgctgaactgttcttagatatccatgctatttatgaagaacaacagggatcgagaaacagcaaacctaattacaggagaaatccgagtgatgagaagaatgattctcgcagctatacgaatacaaccaaacccaaagttatagctcggaatcctcaaaaaacaaataattcgaaatcgaaaacagcCAGGGCTCACAATGTATCCACATCTAATAACTCTCCCAGCACGGACAACGATTCcatcagtaaatcaactactgaaccgattcaattgaacaataagcaCGACCTTCATCTT GGCCAGAAACTTACTGAATCTACAGTAAATCATACTaatcattctgatgatgaactccctggacacctccttctcgattcaggagcatcacgaacccttataagatctgctcatcacatacactcagcatcatctaatcctgacataaacgtagttgatgctcaaaaaagaaatataccaattaacgctattggtgacctacaatttcacttccaggacaacaccaaaacatcaataaaggtattgcacactcctaacatagcctatgacttactcagtttgaatgaattggctgcagtagatatcacagcatgctttaccaaaaacgtcTTAGAACGGTCTGACGGCACTGTACTTGCACCTATCGTAAAatatggagacttttactgggtatctaaaaagtacttgcttccatcaaatatctccgtacccaccatcaataatgtccatacaagtgaaagtacacgcaaatatccttatcctttcattcatcgaatgcttgcacatgccaatgcacagacaattcgatactcacttaaaaataacaccatcacgtattttaacgaatcagatgtcgactggtctagtgctattgactatcaatgtcctgattgtttaatcggcaaaagcaccaaacacagacatatcaaaggttcacgactaaaataccaaaattcatacgaaccctttcaatacctacatactgacatatttggtccagttcacaacctaccaaaaagtgcaccatcctatttcatctcatttactgatgagacaacaaaattccgtTGGGTTTATCCATTACACGACCGTCGCGAGGACTCTATCCtcgatgtttttactaCGATACTAGCTTTTATTAAGAACCAGTTTCAGGCCAGTGTCTTGGTTATACAAATGGACCGTGGTTCTGAGTATACTAACAGAACTctccataaattccttgaaaaaaatggtataactccatgctatacaaccacaGCGGATTCCCGAGCACATGGAGTCGCTGAACGGCTCAACCGTACCTTATTAGATGACTGCCGTACTCAACTGCAATGTAGTGGTTTACCGAACCATTTATGGTTCTCTgcaatcgaattttctactattgtgagaaattcactagcttcacctaaaagcaaaaaatctgcaagacaacatgctggcttggcaggacttgatatcagtactttgttacctttcggtcaacctgttatcgtcaatgatcacaaccctaactccaaaatacatcctcgtggcaTCCCAGGCTACGCTCTACATCCGTCtcgaaactcttatggatatatcatctatcttccatccttaaagaagacagtagatacaactaactatgttattcttcagggcaaggaatccagattagatcaattcaattacgacgcactcactttcgatgaagacttAAACCGTTTAACTGCTTCATATCAATCGTTCATTGCGTCAAATGAGATCCAACAATCCGATGATCTTAACATAGAATCTGACCATGACTTCCAATCTGACATCGAACTACATCCTGAGCAACCGAGAAAtgtcctttcaaaagctgtgagTCCAACCGATTCCACACCTCCGTCAACTCATACTGAAGATTCGAAACGTGTTTctaaaaccaatattcgcgcacccagagaagttgaccccaacatatctgaatctaatattcttccatcaaagaagagatctagcaccccccaaatttccaatatcgAGAGTACCGGTTCGGGTGGTATGcataaattaaatgttcctttacttGCTCCCATGTCCCAATCTAACACACATGAGTCGTCGCACGccagtaaatctaaagatttcagacacTCAGACTCGTACAGTGAAAATGAGACTAATCATACAAACGTACCAATATCCAGTACGGGTggtaccaacaacaaaactgtTCCGCAGATAAGTGACCAAGAGACtgagaaaaggattataCACCGTTCACCTTCAATCGATGCTTCTCCACcggaaaataattcatcgcACAATATTGTTCCTATCAAAACGCCAACTACTGTTTCTGAACAGAATACCGAGGAATCTATCATCGCTGATCTCCCACTCCCTGATCTACCTCCAGAATCTCCTACCGAATTCCCTGACCCATTTAAAGAACTCCCACCGATAAATTCTCATCaaactaattccagtttgggtggtattggtgactctaatgcctatactactatcaacagtaagaaaagatcattagaagataatgaaactgaaattaaggtatcacgagacacatggaatactaagaatatgcgtagtttagaacctccgagatcgaagaaacgaattcacctgattgcagctgtaaaagcagtaaaatcaatcaaaccaatacgGACAACCTTAAGATACGATGAGGCAATCacctataataaagatattaaagaaaaggaaaaatatatcgaagcataccacaaagaagtcaaccaactattgaaaatgaatactTGGGACACTgacaaatattatgacagaaaagaaatagaccctaaaagagtaataaattcaatgtttatcttcaacaggAAACGTGACGGTACTCAtaaagctagatttgttgcaagaggtgaTATTCAGCATCCTGACACTTACGACTCAGGCatgcaatccaataccgtacatcactatgcattaatgacatccctgtcacttgcattagacaataactactatattacacaattagacatatcttcggcatatttgtatgcagacatcaaagaagaattatacataagacctccaccacatttaggaatgaatgataagttgatacgtttgaagaaatcactttatggattgaaacaaagtggagCGAACTGGTacgaaactatcaaatcatacctgataaaacagtgtggtatggaagaagttcgtggatggtcatgcgtatttaagaatagtcaagtaacaatttgcttattcgttgatgatatgatattgttcagcaaagacttaaatgcaaataagaaaatcataacaacactcaagaaacaatacgatacaaagataataaatctgggtgaaagtgataacgaaattcagtacgacatacttggcttagaaatcaaatatcaaagaggtaaatacatgaaattaggtatggaaaactcattaactgagaaaatacccaaattaaacgtacctttgaatccaaaaggaagaaaacttagcgctccaggtcaaccaggtctttatatagaccaggatgaactagaaatagatgaagatgaatacaaagagaaggtacatgaaatgcaaaagttgattggtctagcttcatatgttggatataaatttagatttgacttactatactacatcaacacacttgctcaacatatactattcccctctaggcaagttttagacatgacatatgagttaatacaattcatgtgggacactagagataaacaactgatatggcacaaaaacaaacctaccgagccagataataaactagtCGCAATAAGTGATGCTTCATATGGTAACCAACCATATTACAAGTCACAAATTGGcaacatatatttacttaATGGAAAGgtaattggaggaaagtccACCAAGGCTTCATTAACATGTACTTCAACTAcggaagcagaaatacacgcGATAAGTGAATCTGtcccattattaaataacCTCAGTCACCTTGTGcaagaacttaacaagaaaccaattacTAAAGGATTACTAACCGACAGTAAATCTACAAtcagtataattatatccaataatgaagagaaatttagaaacagattttttggtactaAAGCAATGAGACTaagagatgaagtatcaggAAATCATCTGCACGTATGCTATATcgaaaccaaaaagaatattgcaGACGTAATGACcaaacctcttccgataaaaacattcaaactattaacaaacaaatggattcattag